CAAAGGGGACATGCACCCTAGGGAGGGGCTGATAATTGTGGCCTCAGTTGAAGGCTCCCATCCCAAACCTCCCTGGAACCTGGAAGCAGCCACTGGCATTCCTGGGTCCCCAAGGAGGAAATACTTCTCCCTAGCtctgccctgcccctcctccctggcTCCATAGACTGCTCCCTGCCCAGGACCTGCCTCCTTCCCTTAGGCCCCTTGCCTTGGCCAACCCAATCTGCTGGGCTGAGTGGATGGGGCAGCTGAGCCCTGGGACTATAGCCTGAGGAGCCTTGTTCCTTCAAGACAGGGAGGTAGGGGATCCTGAGCTCTGGGCGGTTGGTTCACCTAGCAGCTCCCCGTCCCCAGCTGGGAGGCATTTGTTCTGCATTCTGCATGGTGATTACAGCCCTGCCAAGGTTAACCCCTGCACTCCTGGGCACAGCCTctcaaagggaaggaaggggaccGCAGGAAATTGGGGGAGGAGAAAAGCATGATAAAGGGAGACTGCCCAACCCTGGATCCTTCTTGGGGATATTGAAACTTCTCCCTTTCTCCCGTTTTCCAGAGGGAAAAACTGAGTCAGATCCTTAAATCAGGAGTGGAGCCAGGAACAAGGGCACAGCCTACATGGAGATAGGTTTCTATCTGGAGGCAGGCTGCAAAGGAGGGAGAGGGctcctctctgcctcagcttaCCCAGATGTAAAAGGGGGCAAGAATTCCTGATTCACAGGTTGCCTGTCAATGAGCTGGAGAAGACAAAGCGTGTGGCATATATAGTAGGGAGGTTCTCAACCTCTTGTTCTTTCCTGCCTGCCCTCCCTGCCCACGGGTGAAGAAGATGGAGCAAGCATGAGGCAGGTTGTAACCACTTCCATCAGGACTGCTTGCTCAGTCATCTGCCTGGGGCTCACAACACCCCAACTAGTAAATACCCACACTGCTATTATACCCGTTTCAGAGATGAGAAACTTGAGGCTCAGATGGGCCAAGTGCTTTGCCCACGGTCAGCCACTGGGCCAGGATTTGAGCTCAGGGCCTTTGACATTGCACCAAACTGCCTCCTTTACCAGCCGCTCTAGGGATCCTCTGACTAGAGTGACGTGTAATTGATTGTCTAACCAGGTCACCTTTGAGAATGAAAGGAAgtgctattaataattacactGGAACAGTATGTGTAATCTGGGCTGTCCTAGGCAAACTGGAAAGTATGGCCATCCTGCCAAAGTAGGGAGCTTTACGCAAATCACTTCACTTATCTGCAAAAGGGACACCATGGCAGGACTTTCCCTATGGGGCTCTCACAAGAATTAAATGTCATAATGCATGTTAATGAGCTACAGGACCTGGTATGCATCAGGTGCTCAATAAGTGCTGGTTACTACTGATGCTATTAATAGTAATAACCACAGTAGCACTAGTTCTTTGTTTCCATCACTGTCCTTCCAGTCCATTCTTCACTCAGTCAgatttctattttgctttttgtatttttaagatggggtctcgctctctcgcccaggctggagtgcagtagcacgatctcagctcactgtaacctccgtctcccaggttcaagcaattctcctgtctctgcctcctgaatagctgggattacaggcacccaccactatgcccgactaatttttggtatttttagtagagacagggtttcaccatgttggccaagctggtcacgaactcctgacctcaagtgatctgctcgcctcggcctcccaaagtgctgggattacaagtgtgagccaccgcgcccggcacttttttatttttattttttaagatggagtctcgctctgttgaccaggctggagtgccgtggtgcgatctcatctcactgcaacctccgcttcccgggttcaagcaattctccctgcctcagcctctcgagtagctgggattacaggcacccgccaccatgcctggctaatttttgtatttttagttgagacggagttttaccatattggtcaggctggtctcaaactcccagcctcaagtaatctgcccacctcagcctcccaaagtgctgggattacaggcgtgagcaaccgcgccgGACGACAGTCAGTCTTCTAAATGTACACCTGCCAGTGCTGCCTGCTGGCTCACTGTCCTGATGCTGTTCCAATTCTCCATGGGACAAAATACTCCTGGGCCGGCCCCCAGGGAAAGAGTTCCTACTGCTGTGCCACTTGAGCAAATGCTAGAATGctttgtgcctctgtttcctcatttgtccaGCTGCATAAATAGCTCCTTCCCTTGGCGGCCAGCATGGGGATTCAGGGAGCCAGTGGAAGAGGCCTAGCCCCTGGGTGAACAGTAAAGACCTTGTCTCCTCCACCTGCGGGTAAATACAGCTCCTCATCCCCGGCCACAACAGCGCTCAGCCAGTCTCCTCCAGCCGGGTTTGCCTCCGCTGCAGGGTCCTCCACTCCCAACCTTTGCTGTGCTGTCCCCTGCCAGCTGTGCACTGTGCATTTCCACTGCCCTTCCCTCTGCCTACACGTGCTTTAAGACTTAACTCACAaccatgcagtggctcacacccataatcctagcacttggggaggccgaggcaggcggatcacctaaggtaaggagttcaagaccagcctggccaacatggtgaagccccctctctactaaaaaatataaaaattagccgggcgtgggtgggtgcctgtaatcccagctagtccggaggctgaggagggagaatcgcttgaacccgggaggtggaagctgcagtgagctgagatcatgccatggcactccagcctgagcaacagagagagactccgtctcaaaaaaaaaaaaaaaagagagacttaaCTCAGGTATCATCTCCTCTAGGAAGCTTTCCTGAGCCCCCAGGCCCTGCAGGAAGTGTTAGGGACCTCTCTGTGCCCTGACAGCCCAGGGACTCTATAGTCAGATGGGAGTAGTCAGAGGAGGGCACAACAACGGGAGGCAGGGGCCAGAGATCTCTCTCCCCTCCTTGAGGATGGCACAGGGTCCCGGGTATGGCTGATTCCCTGCCCTCCATGGaggtgggcggggtggggggagggtctGTAAAGTCTCTGAGATGCGACTTCATTTACCTGCCGAGCAAGCCTCCTAGGTGCTCTTGGAGCAGGGAACACTTCACACAACATCTGACGCTGCTATTATCTATCCCACTttcagatcaggaaactgaggcagagaaaggtAAGTAGTGACTGAGGCAGGACAGGAGCCCAGGCTGTCCGGCTCCAGGGTCCCGGTCTTGACGGCCACTCTACCCCACTCTACCAGTCGCCCCAGTATGGCTGTCTTCCTCCTGGGCACCGCGGGGCCTGTACCGGATGGGAGGGAATGAGAATGGGAAGCAAAGGAGTGGGCATGTCATGCCTGTAAACATCAAGGTTTAAAGGCCCAGGCATTCAAGGCCTCAGATGGAGCTTCCCGGTTCCCCAAACTCCCGCAGGGCGCGGCTGGAGggcccaggagggaggagagTTCATCAGGCCTGGACGCCCCAAGCAAGGCCACGAGGGGAACCGGTGGAGGAGGGGTTGGCGGCCGGGGACCGGAGTCGCCTCCCCGGGGCAGCCCGCACGTTCCCCGGCTGGCCTTGTCCGGGGTGGCGAGCAGAGGCCTGGCCTGGCCCCCCAGCCGCGTCCCTGCCAGCTCTCGGCGGCCGCGAGGACGGTGCCGGGGAGGGGGCCGGGCCCCGCCCGCGGGCGGGAGGAGAGGGGCGGGAGGCGGGAGCGCCCacaccccgcccccgcccccggaTCCAGCCCGCGGAGCCCGCGGCCAGGGCGGCGCAGACCGGCCCAGCGACTCTCCCGGGCTGCCAGCCGGGACGCGCGGCCGCCGCCGCTGCAGACGACGAGTCCGCCCTCGTCCCGCGCCCCCGGGGCTCGCGGAGCCAGGTAACAGCCCGGGCGCGCGGGTCCTCGGGGCGGAGGCCGTGGAGGCCGGCGGGTCCCGGCGCCCGCGGGGACTCTGCACCCTACTAGGCTCCCGGGGCCGGGACGGGGACGGGACCCGCCCGGGAGAGGCGCCCCCGGGTGCCCACGGGAAGGCCGGGCGCGGCCGCGGAGCCGCGCGAGGAAACTCCGAGCTTTCGGGCTTCGTGTCCCGTTCCAGGCTGGCGGAAGGGGCAGAGGATCGGACCGGGCTGAGCGGCCAAAATGCGCGAGGAGGGGGCGAGCCGAGGGGCAGAGCGGGGGCTGTCTCCGCGCCTTCCTGTGCGGGGGAAGGAAGGGCCGGGGCGGGCAGCGGGCGACGCGGCGGAATGTCTCCCCTCCGCCGAGGCCCACGCGGAGAGCGGGAAGTGGGGGGTGAGGGGCCCGGGGAGATGGACAGGCACCCTGCCCCCCTCCCCGACCGCCGCATTCCAGGCTGGAGCCGCAGATGAGGTCATCCCGTCCGGTTCCCCTCCGGCCAAGACAGCCGGTCGTCCCCTTCCCCCGCGGAGCGACCCTCCGCGTCCTGAGCCCCGTCCCCCCAGGGAATGTTGGATGGCCGAAGTCCTTCCCGGACTTCCAATCCCGGCCGCCCTCTAGATTGTTCTGCCTTTGCCCCAGCCGTGCCAGACCCGCAACATTCGAAGCCCTTTTCCTAGAccgggaaactgaggcttacagagtACGGGGGACTGGCCGGGAGGCCGCAGCGGCACTAAACGTGGCGCGGGGACCCGAGACGCGGCCCGCAGCCGCTCCGCCTCGCTCGGTCCAGGGCTGGTTCGGCTCTAACTCGGGGCGGTGGGCACGAAGCGCGTCTCCTTTCCACTTTCCCCGTCGCTCCCTAATGGCCCACGGTGCCCCCCTTGGAATACGGAGGACCGGGTCCCCTAGCGCGACTGCGAACAACTAGCTACCCcgttctggcctcagtttccccgtctCTCCACCTTGAAGCGTCTGGACTTTGAGGAGCAGGAGAAGCCAGCCGCCCGGTTTAACCCCTTATCCCAGGGACCACAGCAGGTTTGGGGGAGCTGCCATAACCATGACCGGGACCCGCTGTCCAGCGGTGGGGGGGCGTCACCCAGCTGGATGCCCGCAGGAAGTGGGCTGTGTGCACCCGAGCAGTGGCCTCCAGGATGAGACGTGGGCCCCTGGCCAGCACTGCGGCCTGCGGGTGACCCCCAGGTGAATGCCAGGGTGCAGCCGCCCCCGCTCTCCTTCAGACCCGCCCTTGGCCTCCCCGCGACCACATGTGCCTCCACAGCGGCCCCTGTTGGCCCGATCCCGGCTCCAAAACTTGTTCTTGCGTCATTCCCACCATTGAGTGAGCTCAGGCCATGTGCCCAGGCCCTGACTATCCTCTATAGGGTAAATATAAGGACTCCAGGGACACTGAGGCTGTGTGGTGACCTCCTTGCCCAGGTCACAGGCAGTGAATCTGCAGAGCTGGGTCTCCTGTCTTCCCAGGCCTGCACCTGCACCCCACACCGGGCTCAGCACTGGGCATCCAAGCCCTCCAAATCCTCTTCCCCATTCCCCATCGTCTTCACCCCCACCCTGGGGCATTTACCAGCAATGTTGGTCTGTGACTGAGGGTAAATGTCTCTGAGCTTCGTTTTTTCCATCTGTGAAAGGGGTGTTCTGAACACTAACGGGCGGTGTTCCTGGGCAGGTGAGGGGAGGTGAGCCTGGCATCAGGACACTTGGAGCCCTGCTTACTCCAGTGCCAGGTGAGGCACACCTGATGGCCAGCAGTGCCCTGTGGTTGGCAGCAAGTGCCACGTGGCTGCCTCCGGGGTCCCTGGAATGAGAGATGTTAGTGTAAAGGTGTCAGATTTGAACCCATGGCTGCCCTGCTCCAGTATCTGAGGGTTTCATTACATTTTCTACCCTTGCAACTCCCCTGGGAGGGGAACTGCCTGGTGTGCTGTTCCCGTTTTCCACATGGGAAGACCAGGTCCCAATACCCTGCCCTCAGCTCCACAGCGCTGCAGAGTCTCTCGACCGCAGTAGGCAGGGTAGTGTGAGGGGTGGGTACTATTGGGGGGTGCCCAGAAACATTTGAAAGATGGGATCATTGCAAGATTGGGGAGGAAGCTGGTCCCCCAAGTCAAAAGTGACCATGGGGGTTCTGGGGGTAGGAGCCCCTTTTGCTGGGAGATGAGGTGCTGCCTCAAGAAGTcagggaggccaggtgtggtgtttcacacctgtaatcccagcactttgggaggctgaggcagcaggatggcttgagttcaggaatttgagaccaacctgggcaatggagtgagaccttgtccttacaaaaagtggaaaaacttagctgagcctggtggtatgtgcctgtagtcccagctactcaggaggctgaggtgggaggatcgcttgagcttgggagttcgaggctgcagttagctgtgatggagccactgcattcagcctgggtgacagagtgagaccctgcctcaaaaaaaaaaaaaaaaaaaaaaagtcagggagCTGGGGTGGGAGCAAGTGGGTAAGGCCACATGGCAGACCCTTCTACAGGACATTGTACAGAGGAACACCCTCCCCGCTCCCATTCCTTCCCCCAGAGATGCATCCTTAATCCCTGCTGAGCAGGGAAACTTGGCCCTGCCATGAACCTGTCACTTAACCTCGGACAGGTCTCCCTTCCCTCCGAACCTCAGTGCTGCCTGTCAAATAGGCCAcgctgtggctttgcagggttgtGGGAGAATCAGATGACATCATGTAATGGTTGGCCAACTGTGGATCGCTTCAGAACTTCAGCAAACATTCCACGAGGACTTCTCGGTGCCGGGGGTGCCAGGGAGGGAAAAAGATGATTCAGAAGTTCCCCCCCACAAGGGGGAGGAGTTAGGGCTGGGGGAGGATCAGAtggtgggaagggaagagaatgtAGTCAGAAAACAAAGCAAGCTTTGTCCTATTGGCTTCTTTGTTCTTATCTTGTTATTTAACctattttgaatttcaaataacatTAGAAGGGCAGTATTGAGATTTTTATGCTTGGAGGTGGCAgcaatggttttaaaaaaggaagaaggctGAGCCGCAGACATAGATGTTCTTGTTAAGGATCATTATTGACTTTTATCAGCTGAGGTCCCAGGTCTGTGTaggtaagtgacttgcccaaggtcacattgtgaggacacagagcccagCCTGCCCTCCCACTCTCAGAAGGGGCCAGGGTGATGTTTTGGCATGCAGGTTATCATGGAGATCTGTGATTCAGCTGGCATTGATTTGGCACTTGTTAAGTGCAGAGCCCAAGCTAGATGCCCaagggagaaaggcaggaaaatCCAGGCGGCCTCCCCACCCTCCAAGTGCATTGCCGATCTCGGGAGGCGAGACTGGGCTCCACAAGCCAGTCAAGGGCTTATGTGAGTCAGAGGCTCTGAGTTCAAGTCTCAACTAGCTCTGTGGATCTGACCTCTAGCCAGCTTTGCCCTCAGTGGGCCACAGGAAAAGCATAGGATCACAGGTGCGCTCTAGCCTGGACTTTGTATGACACTAGAAGGAGAGGGGTCAGAAGGAAAGGGATCAGAACAAGAGATGCTTAGAGAAGCTGGAGCAggggaggatgtgtgtgtgtgtatggtgcgGGTGGGGAATCAGGAAGGAGAGATGCGCAAGAAATAGCTTTTGGCACCAGCTGAGCTTTTTCCAAAGCTTGCTCCCTGACAGCAAGGCTCCTACGTCAATTTGACAAACTGTGATAAAGTCTTTTCCTGCGGGCCTTCTCAGAGCCTTGAATATGCTCACGCATGGAGGAGGCAGCTGGAAAAAGCCACTTTTGACCACAGGATCCTTATTCCAGGAAGCTCCTTGAAGGTGGATGGTTCAGAGGAACCTCTGCTCTGGCTGTTTACCCAGCTTCACAAagctttggtgaggtgtctgctCCCTCCTGGCTTCGCTGCGTGGCAGAGATTTTAATGCACAGAGAAGGGAGGTGACTTACTCAGTTACTCAGCAGGAGGCAGTGTAGCCTGGGGCTCCAGGGCTCTGGGATGTGGGGCCTGTTTCACCATTTCTTACTACGTagcctcaggcaagttacttcactttgtgcctcagtttcccctctctAATCTCATGCTGCCCTCAGGagtaatgtttttgttgttgttgttgtttgtgagacggagtctctgtcgcacaggctggagtgcagtggcgcaatctcggctcactgcaacctctgcctcccgggttcaagcaattctcctgcctcaggctcctgagtagctgggattacaggcgcccgccactacgcccagctaattttttgtatttctggtagagacggggtttcaccatgttggccaggctggtctctaattcctgacctcgtgattcaccccccttggcctcccaaagtgctgggaatacaggcgtgagccaccgcgcccagcccctcagGAGTATTGTATGGGTTTAAACGATGAGGCAGGTGAGGTCTTGGCACTTAGTAAGTGCTTCATAAGTGGGCCCTGCAGaataagtgctttttttttccttttttttttttttttttttttgagacaaggtctcgctctgtctcccagactggagtgcagtgacacaatcatggctcattgcagccttgacctcctaggctcaaaggatcctcccttcttagcctcctgagtagctaggaccacaggcatacaccaccacacccaactaattttttaaaaaattttttgtaaaaaccaggtctcattatgttgctcagacttagaatgagtgaatgagtgctTCTATTTTTTCCTGATACATGGCTTAAGTGTATAGCTCAATGAATTATTTGTCCCCTATTCAGTCAGTACCTGCTCAGAGGCTGCCATCATTCTGATTGCTAATAGCATCAATTGGTTTTGCCTGTTACTgaacttccttgtttttttttttttttttttttttttttgagatggaatattgctcttgttgccgaggctggagtgccgtgacgtgatcttggctcactgcaacctctgcctccaaggttcaagcgattctcctgccgcagcttcctgggtagctgggattacaggtgcgcaccaccacgtccggctaagttttgtatttttagtagagacggggtttctctatgttggccaggctggtctcgaactcctgacctcaggtgagccacccacctcaacctcccaaagtgctgggattaccagcatgagccaccgcacccggctgtgtTCTTGAACTTTCTATACACAGACTCACTTGGGTCCCCGTGTGCCTAGCTTCTGCCCCGCGTCAGTTGGAGGCCTCCATCCGTGTAGTTGGGTGTGATCATCTATCCTCTTCAGCTGCTAATGTTTGGACCCCGGATTTCCTCCTCTGTCGCGGGCCTGCCGTCACCACCCATTCTGTCTTCCTTCCAGGTCTCCACCTCTGGGCAGGAGAGTTGCCGACCACCTCGGGGGTGCTTTCTCTGCGCTTGAACATCTATAGCTGCTTCTGAGGGGCTGGGAGCCGGGCCCCTGGGAGAGACAAGCCATGAACCCCCCACAGCCTCAGCATTTGGGGACCTCACCTTAGGAGAGTGCCATTTACAGCTTCCGCCAGGGCAAAGGAGCTGAGCAGCCATCCCAAGCCCAGCCCACCTCCCTCCCCCGGCCCCTGGTAGGCATGGACTAGCAGCTGTGAGCAGCCAGAGCTGATGCCCGGCCCCCAGGGGGGCAGAGGCACCCCCACCATGAGCCTGGGCAAGCTCTCGCCTGTGGGCTGGGTGTCCAGTTCACAGGGAAAGAGGCGGCTGACTGCAGACATGATCAGCCACCCACTCGGGGACTTCCGCCACACCATGCATGTGGGCCGCGGCGGGGATGTCTTCGGGGACACGTCCTTCCTCAGCAACCACGGTGGCAGCTCCGGGAGCACCCATCGCTCACCCCGCAGCTTCCTGGCCAAGAAGCTGCAGCTGGTGCGGAGGGTGGGGGCGCCCCCCCGGAGGATGGCATCTCCCCCTGCACCCTCACCGGCTCCGCCGGCCATCTCCCCCATCATCAAGAACGCCATCTCCCTGCCCCAGCTCAACCAGGCCGCCTACGACAGCCTCGTGGTTGGCAAGCTCAGCTTCGACAGCAGCCCCACCAGCTCCACAGACGGCCACTCCAGCTACGGTGAGGGCCTGGGTCATCTTGGCCCacttttcagaggctgaggctgaggcccagaggggtTCAATGGCTCCTCCAAGCTCCAAGTGAGCTCCAAGTGACCACAGAGGTCAGGCCCAAACCCCACATCATGGATGGGGAGGGGGTGCAGTGGTGGGAACAAGCTGACTCCCCAAAACACTTGAGGTTGAGAGTGAGGAGGTGGAGTTTGAGTTCTAGCTGCCcctcacttgctgtgtgacctgggcaagcacatccccctctctgggccttagctGAACCAGTCACCCACCCATTCTTGCCCCCTTCAACCAAAGCCTTCCCCTCATGTCGGAATGATATCATGGAGAGGTGAAGGGCCTGGGCTCTAGATTCCAATTCGGTTCTGCCTGAATTTCAGGAAGTCAATTGACCTCTATAAGTTCAAGTCCTCGCCTGGATAATGAGTCTCTCGGGGTCATTGCTAAGATTCAGTGCCAGGAGAGGCGCAGGGGGGCTGGTacttagtaggtgctcaggaCACTGGAGCTGTTGTTATCTGAACTTGGTTTCCTGTAACTCGACAAATTTGGAAAACCACTCACAGGAACCGCAAGCCACGGGCCTTCCTGCCCAGCCAGAAGTGCCACCTTGGCCATTTGGTCAGAGCTCACCTGAGAACCATGGGCCCCTGCTGCCACCTGGTGGCCACTCCCTGCCTTGCGGGAGTGGCTCTAACGCCCCTGCCCCAGGCGGCCGCTCAGAACCGCACTGAGGACTGGTCCACAGAAACCCGATTCTGTCTCAGGTCTGTAGTCCTGGAAGCAGGAGCTGGACGTGTCTGTCCTTCATTTCTATACAGTCAGACCCTGATTGCTGGTCCCATCCTGTGTCCACAAACCAGCTCACGTGCTATGGGTTCACCTGCAGCCATCGGCCAGCGTCATGGCAGGGAGCCGGTGGCCATGGCTGAGGTCACAGTTGGGACTGAGAGGAGATTTGAGCTCCAGACTTGATTCCACCTCGTCAGACTTCTATGGCCTTGGGCTAGCTCCTTCGCCCCATCCCAAactgagcctcactttccccaTCTGCATAATGGAAATGAGGATAATGATGATTTTCAGCTTTCGGGGTAGAGAGGAAGATCACACAGGTGACCATGGAGTGTATTCTATTGGAAAGATGGGAGAAACCGAGGCCAGAGAGGGGAGGGACTAGCCAGAAGCCACACAGCAAGCCAGGACTGGTCCTGTCTCCCCTCCTGAATTCCTGGTGAGGGACCCCAGCTCTGAGCCCACTGCCCATTTCTCTTCTAGGCCTGGACTCTGGGTTCTGCACCATCTCCCGCCTGCCCCGCTCGGAAAAGCCGCAAGACCGAGACCGGGATGGTTCCTTCCCCTCTGAGCCCGGGCTTCGCCGCTCTGACTCTCTCTTGTCCTTCCGCCTGGACCTCGACCTTGGGCCCTCGCTCCTCAGCGAGCTGCTAGGGGTCATGAGCCTCCCAGAAGCCCCTGCAGCTGAGACTCCAGCCCCCGCTGCAAACCCCCCAGCCCCTACTGCAAACCCCACGGGTCCTGCTGCAAACCCCCCAGCCACTACTGCAAACCCCCCAGCGCCTGCTGCAAACCCCTCAGCACCTGCCGCAACCCCCACGGGTCCTGCTGCAAATCCCCCAGCCCCTGCCGCAAGCTCCACACCCCATGGACACTGTCCCAATGGGGTAACAGCTGGGTTGGGCCCAGTGGCTGAGGTGAAGGCCAGCCCAGTGGGAGGGGGTCCCCGAGGACCTGCTGGCCCTGCCCTCGGCAGGCACTGGGGAGCAGGCTGGGATGGTGGCCGCCACTACCCAGAGATGGATGCGCGGCAGGAGCGGGTGGAGGTGCTGCCCCAAGCCCGGGCCTCCTGGGAGAGCCTGGACGAAGAGTGGAGGGCGCCCCAGGCAGGCAGCAGGACCCcggtgcccagcacagtgcaaGCAAACACCTTTGAATTTGCGGATGCTGAGGAGGATGATGAGGTCAAGGTGTGAGGGGCTGGGGCATGGTCCCAGGGCCCCACCTAGGTGCAGAGCCGGCCCCTCACCTAACAGCTGGTTCCTACCAGACCGGAGAGGGGAGAAGTCGTGTTGCCCCTAAACCCCTCCCCACCTCTGCAGGACAGACATGGGAGGGAGGACAGGGAAGGCCAGGCTTGCTCTGGGACTTTTATGCTCCCAGAGGCCCTGCCAAACTGACCACCTCCCCCGACTGCCACTCTGGACCTAATAGCTGTTCCTTAGGCCCCACTCCATGCCACCCCCACCAGCTGGAGGACCCAGCCTCACAGTGTGTCCTTTGTGCCGGACCAAGCGGCccgtggggggtggggggcagggagtgTACCACACAGGGCCATTGTCTCACCTCCCAAAGGGACCGCCTGCCCCCAGCTCATCCCAGAGCGTCCCTGCTGCAACCCTGACAGCCGTCTCCCAGGCCGCTTCCCCAACAtccccgccccagcctccctctTACCCCAGAAAGGTCAGGTATGACCTCCCGGGGAGGAATCCCACCTGCCTGTATACCCCAGACTTGCCTCTGGGGCCTGATTAAATAAGGCTGTTTTGATAAAAGGTGTCCTGCAAGATGCTTGGGGACCTGGGACAACAGCATCAGCTCTGTCTGCTTCAGTCCCCTCCCCTCCAGGGAGTTTAGAAAGCCAAGGATCCCCCATCAAGGCCCCCAGCAGGGAAGGGAAGTGGACGCGCCAAGGGGAGGGTAATGAGTAACCAGGCTGGAACGCCCCTGAGAtaagaggcccaggtgggagccCTTATCTGCAGTTCCGGGAACAGCCCCTGGCCCAGGTGCCTGGGACTCGTGTCTGCCCCATAATCCCACAGGGCAGCGTGGCATTTGCTCTGGCGATAGTGGGGGCAAGTAGACAGAAGCAAGTGCGTAGAACTGTTGGGagcatgtctcagcctcccaacatggcAGCCGGGTGTCCTCATATCTGTTTCCTCCTCAGTATTATGAAAATGCCAGGAGCATTAAAATGCACGGAAAGAGAAATGCCCTCCTTAGGTATCGGAAGACCGGTTAAATTTAGCCACAAACAGCTAACGTGAGGTGGTGCGCTCCCTGTCACTACAGGTATGCAGCCAGAGGATGTGTGGCAGGAGGCAGGATCACTACGGGACCTCAGGATCCCTGAGAGCAGGACATTCTGGATCATGGGGTGCCTTCATTCAGAGGTCCTCAGACCAGGGGTATCCCATGTTTTTGTAAACTTGAGGGATCCAAGAGAGAAAGGAGTCACAAGCCACAGTTCTTGCCA
Above is a genomic segment from Pan troglodytes isolate AG18354 chromosome 23, NHGRI_mPanTro3-v2.0_pri, whole genome shotgun sequence containing:
- the CDC42EP1 gene encoding cdc42 effector protein 1, with product MPGPQGGRGTPTMSLGKLSPVGWVSSSQGKRRLTADMISHPLGDFRHTMHVGRGGDVFGDTSFLSNHGGSSGSTHRSPRSFLAKKLQLVRRVGAPPRRMASPPAPSPAPPAISPIIKNAISLPQLNQAAYDSLVVGKLSFDSSPTSSTDGHSSYGLDSGFCTISRLPRSEKPQDRDRDGSFPSEPGLRRSDSLLSFRLDLDLGPSLLSELLGVMSLPEAPAAETPAPAANPPAPTANPTGPAANPPATTANPPAPAANPSAPAATPTGPAANPPAPAASSTPHGHCPNGVTAGLGPVAEVKASPVGGGPRGPAGPALGRHWGAGWDGGRHYPEMDARQERVEVLPQARASWESLDEEWRAPQAGSRTPVPSTVQANTFEFADAEEDDEVKV